The window CGCCTGATCCACGACTACCGCCTGTTTCCCTTCCGGGACCCCGACCTGCCGCCCGAGCTGCTGCCCGAGGGCTGGGTCGGCAGGGTCGCCCACGAGCTGTTCCTGGAGGCGCATGGGCTGCTGCGGGCCGAGGCGGAGGGGTACGTCGACGAGGTGATCGGCGGCGCCCTGTAGAAAAGATGCGTTTCAAAATCTAGACGGTCGTTGTTTCGGTGTCGTACGTTGGACTCAGGTAATCCCGAAGGAGTGAGTCCGTCGTGACGATCACCGACGAACGTGCCGCCCTGGAGCAGCTCTACGCCGACTTCGAGGCCGCACATCTGACACCGCTGTGGACCCAGCGCGAGGGTCTGATGACCCAGGTGCCGCAACCGGACGCCGTGCCCGCCCTGTGGCGCTGGTCGGTGCTCCACCCGCTCGCCGAGCGCAGCGGCGACCTCGTCCCGGTCGGCCGGGGCGGCGAGCGCCGCGCCATCGCGCTGGCCAACCCGGGACTGCCCGGCACCGCGTACGCCACCCCCACCCTGTGGGCCGCGATCCAGTACCTCGGCCCCGGCGAGGAGGCGCCCGCGCACCGGCACACCCAGACCGCGTTCCGCTTCGTGGTGGAGGGCGAGGGCGTGTGGACCAACGTGGAGGGCGACCCGGTGGCGATGCGCCGCGGCGACCTGCTGCTCACGCCCGGCATGCACTTCCACGAGCACCACAACACCACCGACAGGCCCATGGCCTGGATCGACGGCCTGGACATCCCGCTGGTCCGCCAGCTCGACGCCGGGTTCTTCGAGTTCGGTCCGGACCGGCTGGCCACCCGCGCCACCCCCGCGGCCTCCCGCAACGAACGCCTGTGGGGCCACCCGGGCCTCACCCCCGTCGGCGCCCCCGCCACCCTCTCCTCCCCGCTCATGGCGTACCGCTGGGAGCACACCGACGCGGCGCTCACCGCCCAGCTGGAGCTGGAGGACGAGGGGCACCCGGGCGTGGTCGAGCCCGGGCACGCGGTCGTACGGTTCACCGACCCGGCCACCGCCCGCGACGCCCTGTCCACCATCCGCACCGAGATGCACCGCCTGCGCCCCGGCACCCGGACCGCCACGACCCGGGTGGTCGGCTCCGCCGTCTGGCAGGTGTTCGACGGCACCGGCACGGTCGAGGTCGGCGGCCGACTCTACGACGTCGCCAAGGGCGACCTGTTCGCCGTGCCCTCCTGGGCGCCGGTCACGCTCACCACCGAAGGCGGCCTGGACGCCTTCCGCTTCTCCGACGACCCCGTCTACGAGGCCATCGGCCTCGCCCGCACGCACCGAGAGGAGCCGTCAGCATGAGGCTCGCCACCATCCGCACCCCCGACGGCACCCGCGCGGTCCGTGTCGAGGACGACGCCGCCGTCGAGATCGGCGCTCACCCCGACCTGGGCGCGCTGCTCGGCCGCCCCGACTGGCGGACCGAGGCGGCGACCGCCGACGGCCCCCGCCACGACCTGGCCGGCCTCGCCTACGCGCCGCCCGTCCCGTCCCCCGAGAAAATCGTCTGCGTCGGGCTCAACTACCGCAACCACATCCTGGAGATGGGCCGCGAACTCCCCGAACACCCCACGCTGTTCGCCAAGTTCGCCCGCGCCCAGGTCGGCGCGTACGACCCGGTCGAGCTGCCCGCCGGATCCGACGCGGTGGACTGGGAGGCCGAACTCGGCGTGTACATCGGCGCCGAGGTCCGCCACGCCACGCCCGAACAGGCCCGCGCCGCGATCGCCGGGTACACCGTCGTCAACGACGTCACCGGCCGCGACTTCCAGTACCGCTCGCCGCAGTGGCTCCAGGGCAAGACCTTCGAGGCCAGTACGCCGGTCGGCCCGTGGCTCGTGGTCGCAGGCCCGGACGATGCCCCCCTGTCGGCCGAGCTGACCTGCACGGTCGACGGCGAACTGATGCAGAAGGCCGACACCGGCGACCTGGTCTTCGACCCGGCGGCCCTGGTGGCGTACATCTCGCAGATCGTCACCCTGACCCCCGGCGACCTGATCGCCACCGGCACCCCCGGTGGCGTCGGCCACGCCCGCAAGCCCCCGCGCTATCTGACCGAGGGCAGCGAGCTGGTGACCCGGATCGAGGGAATCGGCGAGTGCCGCAACACCATGGTGAGCAGCTCCACCCCGGCCAGCGCCAAGACTCCGGTGAGGGGCTGACCATGCGCATCGCTGTCGTGGGCGGAGGCCCGGGAGGGCTCTTCTTCGCCGCCCTGATCCGCCAGGCCGACCCGTCCGTCGAGGTGACGGTCTTCGAACGCAACCGGGCCGACGACTCGTTCGGCTTCGGTGTGGTGTTCTCCGACCGTACGCTCGCCGGCATCCACGACGCCGACCCCGTGCTCCGTGAGGCGCTGGACGCGCACGGCCGGCACTGGGAGGACATCGAGGTACGGCTCAAGGGCGAGCGGATCCGCTGCGGCGGCAACGGCATGGCCGCGATCGTCCGCCGCACCCTGCTGGCGCTGCTCCAGGAGCGGGTGCGCGGGCTCGGCGCGGACCTGCGCTTCCAGAGCGAGGTGGGGTTGGACGACCTGGACGGCTACGACCTCGTGGTGGCGGCCGACGGCACGTCGTCACGGATCCGTGAGGGCCTGGCAGACCGTCTGGAACCGGCGGTCGAGACGGCGACGGCCAAGTTCATCTGGTTCGGCACGGACTACCTGTTCGACGGGCTCACCTTCGTCCATGAGCGCGGCCCGCACGGCGTGTTCGCGGTGCACGGCTACCCGATCAGCGCGGACGTGAGCACATTCATCGTGGAGACGGACGAGGTGACCTGGCGGTCGGCGGGCCTCGACGCGTTCGACGTGACGCAGCCGCCGGGTCCGAGCGACCTGGCCACGAAGGCGTACCTGGAGGAGCTGTTCGCCGAGCAGATCGACGGACACCGGCTCCTGGTCAACAACTCCCGCTGGGGCAACTTCCGCACCCGCCGCACGCGCCACTGGT of the Streptomyces sp. T12 genome contains:
- a CDS encoding cupin domain-containing protein, coding for MTITDERAALEQLYADFEAAHLTPLWTQREGLMTQVPQPDAVPALWRWSVLHPLAERSGDLVPVGRGGERRAIALANPGLPGTAYATPTLWAAIQYLGPGEEAPAHRHTQTAFRFVVEGEGVWTNVEGDPVAMRRGDLLLTPGMHFHEHHNTTDRPMAWIDGLDIPLVRQLDAGFFEFGPDRLATRATPAASRNERLWGHPGLTPVGAPATLSSPLMAYRWEHTDAALTAQLELEDEGHPGVVEPGHAVVRFTDPATARDALSTIRTEMHRLRPGTRTATTRVVGSAVWQVFDGTGTVEVGGRLYDVAKGDLFAVPSWAPVTLTTEGGLDAFRFSDDPVYEAIGLARTHREEPSA
- a CDS encoding fumarylacetoacetate hydrolase family protein, yielding MRLATIRTPDGTRAVRVEDDAAVEIGAHPDLGALLGRPDWRTEAATADGPRHDLAGLAYAPPVPSPEKIVCVGLNYRNHILEMGRELPEHPTLFAKFARAQVGAYDPVELPAGSDAVDWEAELGVYIGAEVRHATPEQARAAIAGYTVVNDVTGRDFQYRSPQWLQGKTFEASTPVGPWLVVAGPDDAPLSAELTCTVDGELMQKADTGDLVFDPAALVAYISQIVTLTPGDLIATGTPGGVGHARKPPRYLTEGSELVTRIEGIGECRNTMVSSSTPASAKTPVRG